One genomic region from Vitis riparia cultivar Riparia Gloire de Montpellier isolate 1030 chromosome 17, EGFV_Vit.rip_1.0, whole genome shotgun sequence encodes:
- the LOC117904354 gene encoding uncharacterized protein LOC117904354 → MAFEKAHLDLLLVPSALLIMFAYHLFLLYRYLTAPHTTVIGFENNDKRAWVERIMQVDKRDVGIALNVIASNTSAATFLASVSLTLSSIIGAWIGSSSNNVFQSELIYGDTRPSTISIKYISLLTCFILAFSCFVQSARCFVHANYLISTPDSDIPVKNVEMVVIRAGEFWSLGLRAIYFAIDLLLWFFGPIPMFVCSVVLVILLYYLDCNSNPLHRHRSLASRSVKRVGEQVTAAAMTIEDHVA, encoded by the exons ATGGCTTTTGAAAAGGCGCACCTTGATTTGCTGTTGGTCCCCAGTGCGCTGCTAATCATGTTTGCTTACCATCTCTTCCTCCTTTACAGATACCTTACTGCTCCTCATACCACCGTCATTGGCTTTGAGAACAATGACAAGAGAGCATGGGTTGAGAGAATTATGCAG GTTGATAAGAGGGACGTGGGTATCGCGTTGAATGTGATCGCCTCCAACACATCTGCAGCGACTTTCTTAGCTTCAGTCTCCTTGACTCTCAGCTCTATAATTGGAGCCTGGATCGGGAGCTCATCAAACAACGTCTTCCAGAGCGAACTGATATATGGGGACACAAGGCCTTCCACCATTTCCATCAAGTACATAAGCCTCCTCACATGCTTCATCCTTGCTTTTTCTTGCTTTGTTCAATCAGCTAGGTGCTTTGTCCACGCAAACTACCTAATAAGCACACCAGATAGCGACATACCTGTGAAAAATGTGGAGATGGTTGTTATTAGGGCAGGCGAATTTTGGTCGCTTGGCCTTAGAGCAATTTATTTCGCTATCGATTTGCTGCTGTGGTTTTTTGGCCCAATCCCAATGTTTGTCTGCTCTGTGGTCTTGGTGATTCTCCTATATTACCTGGATTGCAATTCCAATCCACTCCATCGACATCGGTCTCTGGCAAGCCGGTCAGTCAAGAGGGTAGGTGAGCAAGTGACCGCTGCAGCCATGACCATTGAAGACCATGTTGCGTAA